The following nucleotide sequence is from Ferruginibacter lapsinanis.
CTGATTGCTATTGTCTGCAAACCAGGCTTTGCCGGTAAATTCTGCTTTGCCTGTTACCTGGCCATAGTACACGGTTTTTTTATCTAAAGAAATACTTAATGCTTTTGGATCATTGAGATAATCTTTTTCATAATTACCCTCGTCGTAAAATTTACCGATCTTTAAAAAGTGTCCTAAGCCATAGGTTCCATCATCATTGTAAGTGCCAATTAACCTGGTAGAATCATCTCTTACAATGATCCCATCTATAAGGTATCCTTTTTTATATTTCCCAAAATATCTTTTTTTAGTTTTCAGGTCGTAGAAGAAACACATCTCTTCAAGCAGCTTTGTTGTTTTATCTGTGATGCCCATTAAGACCTGCTTTTCTGTTTTTTCAGAAAAGAATCTGCTGTCTTTTAAAAATGAAGGAAAAGATGCCGTGCCGGAACTTACCCAGTTGCCGTTCTTCCAGGTGCCTTCAAATAATTTTTTATTGCTCAATTCAAACTGATATCCATCTCCATCTTTTTTGCCATCCTTATACATATTGTCAGTGATCACATCGGCGGCACTGTTGATGAAGGTAGATCTGCCGTGATAAGTATTGGCTTTGAAGTTTCCCTGTAAAATACTGTTGTCACTAAATATCGAAATGCCTTGTCCATTCTCTTCCCCATTCAGAAACGACCCCACATATAGATCCTTATTGCTGTTAAAACTGGTGCCCTGCCCCGTTAGTTTTCCATTTTTCCAGTCTCCGCTGGAAAAACTACCATTACTCAAAAGTAGTACTCCCTTGCCCTCGAACTTACCATTTACAAAGTATCCTACATAGCGAAGCGCTGTGCCATTACTGTATATGGCCATGCCTAATCCATTAGGTTTGCCTCCTTTGATTTCTCCTATATAAGTGGTCTTAATATCCCATGCATCTTTAAGCGAATCTATTTTTCCGGTGGTGACTAACTGAGAATAAAGAAGAGTAAAAAAGTTGAGAAGGATTGCAGTTAAAACAAACTTTTTCATGGTTGTGTAGTTGAAAGGTTAGGGAATAAGGGCTTAATAAATGGTAAAATAAATAATCAGTTTAACTTTCACAATATCTATGGCGATAAATATTTAGGAAGGTAAATAGTTGCAGTGTAAAATTCTGTAAAAAAAACAGGTTTTGCAATACCCAATAATACGGATATCCGGAGTTGTGTTTTGGGACAATATTTTCCCCTGCAAACATGTATAAAGGGGAAAGCGTTAATTCATCATTAATACGTTTACGCTTCTTTGTAAAATATTAAAGGCTATTTCGGCCATGAGGTTCTCTTTATCCAGCGTGGGGTTTACTTCGGTAATTTCAAAGCAACAGATCTTTCTGTTTTGCATGAATTTGCTGATAATATCTTCTACTTCTCTTTCTTTTAAACCATTACTCACAGGTGTTCCTGTGCCCCTTGAAATGGAGGCATCTAAGCAATCAACGTCAAAGCTTACATAGATGTCGGTGCATTCTGATAAATAGCGCAACACTTTCCTGCAAATACTTTCAGCTCCGTTTCTTCTCACTTCTGCCGTTGTGATCACTTTTATACCATATTTTTCTATCAGTGCTTTTTCTTCTTTTTCATAATCTCTTAAAGATATAAGCACAATATCTTCGGGTAATATCTTGGGATAAATTTTACCGATATGCTTTAATTGATCCCAGATCTTTTCTGTTTTTTCATCCAGTTCATGCACTTTGCATGGCTTGTTATCTTCTCCGATAGCGGTGGCCAATGGCATACCATGCATATTGCCGGTAGGGGTGGTGTACGGCGTGTGCAGATCAGCATGTGCATCCATCCATATCACTCCTAATTTACTTTTTGGCTTGGCCATTTTGATACCTGCAATAGTGCCGCCGGCATTGCTATGATCTCCGCTTAATACAACAGGGAAAAAACCGGTTTTTATTGTATCGCAAACAGATTTGCTGATTCGTTCGTACAGGGTAAGTACACCGCTGATACGTTTGGCATACGGAGAATGAATGGGCTCAAATAGTAAGTTATTCTCTACTTCAATTTTTTCTGATGGGAAGTGGACAAAGAAATTGCTCATGAAATCGAGAGCGGCTATTTTGATCGCATCAATGCCTAAACTGGCACCACGGGTACCTGCTCCGATCTCACTAGGGATTTCTATCAGTTTAATATTTTTCATATTGCAATGTCAGCTGGTGTATACTTAAAGCTACGATTTTCTTACAATCAGACCAATTTGTGATCAAGCATTAATTGTTTTGATAATAGCAAAGCGAACAAACATCTCTTCGCTATACCAGTTTTCTTTTCTTGTTTTAGCAATAACGGTTGTATGCTCTTTCATAGTATATGCAAATTGTTTCATGGCCTCTTTATCTTTCCAAATGCTGAATGTAGCTTGTTTTATGAGAGGGATCTCTCCAATTCCGATCGACCTGATCAATCCTTCTGCCTGTAAGCTTTTAGCGGCAACCGGCTGTACATTTTTCCAGAATGATCGTAGTTTAGATAAGCGAATAGTGGCTCTTGTTAGTACTGCGATCTCTCCTGTATGGTCACTGTTTTTATTCGGTACCCCGAAAGGATCTTTACCATCCCATTTGCCATGGCCTTCAATTGGAGTTAATAAAATTGTATTTGTTTCTACCTTAAAAGTATGATGCCAGTTAGCAATAAAGGAACCATATAATTTTTTTACAGCGTTTGTTGAATCCAGTTTTTCAAGATCGGATGCATCTTTATATACAGAAAGGATCACCCATTGCTGCCAATCCGGGTGTATATCGAAACTTCCGTTTTTACCGCAGCCCATTAGTTTATAGAAGGAGATGTTTTTGTTGAGCAGTAACGGCAGGCGAAATATTGCCATAGACAGCAAAGCAAAATAGGTATATTTTTTAGGGTATTTCTGAATGGTGAGTGTAACAAACATAAATAGCTGTCGATAATTTTTCTAAAGATAAGTTAAACAAAAAAGGCTGTCTTATAAAGACAGCCTTTTGAGAAAATTGTTCGAATCTTATTGAGATAAAACAGTAAGCTTAATGGATGGATTAACGGTGAATTGAGCACCTGTATATAGATTTACCTTATTAACAGTAAGATCACTTGTTAAAACAGGGAATGGTGTAGCATGACCATATACTATTACAGTTGATGTAGGGCCCGGTATACGACCAGCTTCCCAGTTACCGCAATCAAAAACATCAGAAGTACCTTTATTACCTGTCCATACACTGATGTTGCTGTTTACCAATGCAACATTTGCTTTAGTATTTACAACAGCAGGAGCTGTATAATTTACCCTTACCCAGCATTTTTGCCCGGCAGTAGCATTGTTGGTGTTCCTAACTTTGGTTACTAACCATCCATCAGCAGCTGGAGTATAAGTAGTGGTAATCGGACTTGCTAAATTTGCTGCACCTGATGCAGTTGCCACAGCAATACCATTGTTGTCATAAATAGTTAAAGTAAGATCTCTGCCTGCTACTTCAATGCTATCAATTACTGCAGTAACAGTTGTACCGGCTTTAGCAAATACTCTACCTGCAACTCTTTCGTTTGTGGCATTGGTAGGTAAAGCACCTCCTTGGCCTAAACCAAGGCAATGGCTATCACCCAGGTCATCAGCCATTTCCCATTCCTGTGTGGTGCTTGGATCACGTGGTGGGGTATACGTTTTTAAATAATCATAAATATCTTGTACGGTTGTAAAAGTTACACCGGTTGGAGCTGGTGCCCAGATAGAATAACCATGACCTCTTGCGCCTGAAATTACATGTCCACATACAGCAGTTTTGATCAGTACTCTTCCATCAGGTTGCACAACTGATGTGGTAACACCATGTGCTCCTGAGTAATCGTATAATGCTTTTCCGATCCATGATGCATCTGCAACATTCACCCAAACTTGTTGATCAACTGAGTTATTGTAAGGAGCAGAACCATAAGCATCACTAATGCCAATA
It contains:
- a CDS encoding MORN repeat-containing protein — translated: MKKFVLTAILLNFFTLLYSQLVTTGKIDSLKDAWDIKTTYIGEIKGGKPNGLGMAIYSNGTALRYVGYFVNGKFEGKGVLLLSNGSFSSGDWKNGKLTGQGTSFNSNKDLYVGSFLNGEENGQGISIFSDNSILQGNFKANTYHGRSTFINSAADVITDNMYKDGKKDGDGYQFELSNKKLFEGTWKNGNWVSSGTASFPSFLKDSRFFSEKTEKQVLMGITDKTTKLLEEMCFFYDLKTKKRYFGKYKKGYLIDGIIVRDDSTRLIGTYNDDGTYGLGHFLKIGKFYDEGNYEKDYLNDPKALSISLDKKTVYYGQVTGKAEFTGKAWFADNSNQLFNGEYLKGEFTGTGWRLDKTGYCVKGKWKNGSLTAVTSLYNNYGELINIAPKTFSDGLTTICRAYPDYFYGLQGNDDYSVFYDFVELGYESLIGLPGTTIGDVIISDYDYYNYYLATFAETKSFAEAKAKYDYLCSQVKTAAITLKKGGAPLKFSGTAKTADANNSFNISHFTLPSTAKGYDYFSVAVMIRKNSDNEYVVMLACGDKTGMDDWGPK
- a CDS encoding arginase, translating into MKNIKLIEIPSEIGAGTRGASLGIDAIKIAALDFMSNFFVHFPSEKIEVENNLLFEPIHSPYAKRISGVLTLYERISKSVCDTIKTGFFPVVLSGDHSNAGGTIAGIKMAKPKSKLGVIWMDAHADLHTPYTTPTGNMHGMPLATAIGEDNKPCKVHELDEKTEKIWDQLKHIGKIYPKILPEDIVLISLRDYEKEEKALIEKYGIKVITTAEVRRNGAESICRKVLRYLSECTDIYVSFDVDCLDASISRGTGTPVSNGLKEREVEDIISKFMQNRKICCFEITEVNPTLDKENLMAEIAFNILQRSVNVLMMN
- a CDS encoding spheroidene monooxygenase, with the translated sequence MFVTLTIQKYPKKYTYFALLSMAIFRLPLLLNKNISFYKLMGCGKNGSFDIHPDWQQWVILSVYKDASDLEKLDSTNAVKKLYGSFIANWHHTFKVETNTILLTPIEGHGKWDGKDPFGVPNKNSDHTGEIAVLTRATIRLSKLRSFWKNVQPVAAKSLQAEGLIRSIGIGEIPLIKQATFSIWKDKEAMKQFAYTMKEHTTVIAKTRKENWYSEEMFVRFAIIKTINA